Proteins from one Tautonia marina genomic window:
- a CDS encoding sialidase family protein: protein MRNRTALTSLPIILVTLTTSPSAQGDDPADVAPGYDIPLIDLAGQSDRQVVVDREQGQYLGHPTTVLLEDGQTMIIVYPKGHGRGPIVMKRSEDGGRSWSDRLPVPENWATSQETPTIHRVIDSEGTKRLILFSGLYPIRMAVSEDDGQNWTPLEPIGDFGGIVAMSSVERLNDGSYMALFHDDGRFLRGDGERKSFQVFKTLSTDGGLTWSEPEVIAEHPTAHLCEPGLIRSPDGSQIAVLLRENSRTMNSFLILSDDEGATWSEPRELPGALTGDRHVGKYAPDGRLFISFRDTTRESPTQGDWVGWVGTYDDLVEGRQGQYRVRLMKNYRAADCAYPGVEILPDGTFVTTTYGHWSEGEAPYIVSVRFSLDELDAMND from the coding sequence ATGCGTAACCGGACTGCCCTGACGTCTCTACCGATCATCCTCGTCACGCTGACCACAAGCCCCTCGGCCCAAGGCGACGACCCCGCAGACGTGGCTCCCGGCTACGACATCCCGCTGATCGATCTGGCTGGGCAATCGGATCGCCAGGTGGTTGTCGACCGTGAGCAGGGTCAGTATCTCGGCCACCCCACGACCGTCCTGCTCGAAGATGGCCAGACGATGATCATCGTCTACCCCAAAGGGCACGGTCGAGGACCAATCGTCATGAAACGGAGCGAGGACGGCGGGCGATCCTGGTCCGATCGCCTGCCGGTCCCCGAAAACTGGGCGACCTCTCAGGAAACCCCCACGATCCATCGCGTGATCGATTCCGAAGGGACCAAACGGCTCATCCTGTTCTCGGGACTCTACCCCATCCGGATGGCGGTGAGCGAGGACGACGGCCAGAACTGGACTCCTCTTGAGCCGATTGGAGATTTCGGGGGTATCGTCGCCATGTCGTCCGTCGAACGATTGAACGACGGTTCCTACATGGCCCTTTTCCACGACGACGGTCGGTTTCTCCGAGGAGACGGCGAGCGGAAATCGTTCCAGGTCTTCAAAACGCTGTCCACCGACGGCGGTCTGACCTGGAGCGAGCCGGAAGTCATCGCCGAGCATCCGACCGCTCACCTCTGTGAGCCCGGATTGATCCGATCGCCGGACGGCTCCCAGATCGCCGTCTTGCTTCGCGAGAACAGCCGGACGATGAATTCGTTCCTGATCCTTTCCGACGACGAAGGGGCCACCTGGAGCGAACCCAGGGAGCTTCCCGGCGCCTTGACCGGCGACCGCCACGTGGGCAAGTACGCCCCCGACGGACGACTCTTTATCTCCTTCCGAGACACCACCCGAGAAAGTCCGACCCAGGGAGATTGGGTCGGCTGGGTCGGTACCTACGATGACCTCGTGGAGGGGCGTCAGGGCCAGTATCGCGTCCGCCTGATGAAGAACTACCGGGCCGCCGACTGCGCCTACCCCGGGGTCGAAATCCTTCCCGATGGCACGTTCGTCACCACGACGTACGGCCACTGGAGCGAGGGAGAAGCCCCGTACATCGTCAGCGTTCGCTTCTCACTCGACGAACTGGATGCGATGAATGACTGA
- the ribD gene encoding bifunctional diaminohydroxyphosphoribosylaminopyrimidine deaminase/5-amino-6-(5-phosphoribosylamino)uracil reductase RibD translates to MSIVTEEDHRWMRLALAEAARGRGAVEPNPMVGAVIVRDGVLVGVGHHDRYGGPHAEVHALQEAGEAAHGATLYVTLEPCCHEGKTPPCTEAVIGSGIARVVAAMRDPFPRVSGGGFARLSDAGLTVQWGVEESEARFLNAPYLKRLSIGRPFVTAKWAMTLDGKTACHSGDSKWISNPRSRSLVHEVRGRMDGILVGINTVLLDDPELTARPGGPRCPTRIILDSTARLPVDSKLVRTARTVPVWVVVSEAAPPQRVQALQAMGVEPILLPGSGPIPIPELLDELGRRGLTNLLVEGGGRVLGAFLDAGEVDAVEVFIAPTLEGGSHSFTPFRGAGVARMTEALRLARHRVSVLDGDVSLSGQIVRPWWELTDGA, encoded by the coding sequence GTGTCCATTGTCACTGAGGAAGACCACCGCTGGATGCGGCTCGCGCTGGCCGAGGCGGCCCGAGGGCGGGGAGCGGTCGAGCCCAATCCCATGGTCGGCGCCGTGATCGTCCGCGACGGTGTGCTGGTGGGGGTGGGGCATCACGACCGTTACGGAGGTCCCCATGCCGAGGTCCACGCCCTGCAAGAGGCAGGCGAGGCCGCTCACGGGGCAACGCTCTACGTGACGCTTGAGCCTTGCTGCCACGAGGGGAAGACGCCCCCCTGTACCGAGGCGGTGATCGGTTCCGGCATTGCGAGGGTTGTGGCCGCAATGCGTGATCCCTTTCCGAGGGTCTCCGGCGGCGGGTTCGCCCGACTGTCCGACGCGGGCCTGACCGTGCAATGGGGCGTTGAGGAGTCGGAAGCCAGGTTTCTGAATGCACCCTATCTGAAACGGTTGTCGATCGGGCGGCCCTTCGTAACGGCCAAATGGGCCATGACGCTCGACGGGAAAACCGCCTGTCACTCGGGAGACAGCAAGTGGATCTCGAACCCGAGGTCCCGGAGCCTCGTCCACGAGGTGCGAGGGCGAATGGATGGGATTCTCGTCGGGATCAACACGGTGTTGCTCGACGACCCTGAGCTGACTGCTCGACCAGGCGGCCCGAGATGTCCGACCCGGATCATCCTCGACTCAACCGCTCGATTGCCGGTCGATTCGAAGCTCGTCCGGACCGCTCGCACGGTTCCGGTCTGGGTGGTCGTTTCCGAAGCAGCTCCACCGCAACGGGTTCAGGCACTCCAGGCAATGGGCGTTGAGCCAATTCTCTTGCCCGGCAGTGGGCCGATTCCGATTCCCGAACTGCTTGATGAGCTCGGTCGTCGTGGACTGACGAATCTCCTCGTCGAAGGCGGAGGCCGGGTCCTCGGCGCGTTCCTTGATGCAGGCGAGGTCGACGCTGTCGAGGTCTTCATTGCTCCAACGCTCGAGGGGGGCTCTCACTCTTTCACCCCCTTCCGCGGCGCGGGCGTCGCTCGAATGACTGAGGCGCTCCGACTCGCTCGACACCGCGTTTCCGTGCTGGACGGTGATGTTTCTCTAAGTGGACAGATTGTTCGTCCGTGGTGGGAACTGACCGACGGCGCTTGA
- a CDS encoding Gfo/Idh/MocA family protein, which produces MVGIGIAGIGFMGMIHFLAARKLADAGVVAICSRDPKKRSGDWTGIQGNFGPKGTQMDLSGISAYAEFDEMLADERVQLVDLCLPNEQHADMAIKALEAGKHVLVEKPIALSTDDADRMVAAAQKAGRLLMVAHVLPYFPEFAFAREAVASGRYGRLKAAHFKRVISKPDWSSGVADLQRNGGPAIDLHIHDTHFIGLVCGVPKAVQSRGVSEDGVALHLTTQYLYDDPDLAVSAVSGALSQSGRPFTHGYELYLEGATLAFEAATLGDQFHLAMPVSVILPNGQVEHPELGSGDPIDAFAQEIGAAVASVTSGVPAAELSGELARQALVLCHAEVESARSGHPVSLS; this is translated from the coding sequence ATGGTCGGGATCGGGATCGCCGGCATCGGCTTCATGGGGATGATCCACTTTCTGGCAGCCCGTAAGCTCGCGGATGCCGGCGTGGTGGCCATTTGCAGCCGAGACCCCAAGAAACGATCGGGCGACTGGACGGGCATTCAGGGGAATTTCGGCCCGAAGGGTACGCAGATGGACCTTTCGGGAATCAGTGCGTACGCGGAATTCGACGAAATGCTCGCCGATGAACGCGTTCAACTGGTTGACCTCTGTCTGCCGAATGAGCAGCACGCCGACATGGCGATCAAGGCCCTGGAAGCCGGTAAGCATGTGCTCGTCGAAAAGCCGATCGCGCTTTCGACCGACGATGCCGACCGCATGGTCGCCGCCGCCCAAAAGGCGGGACGCTTGTTGATGGTCGCTCACGTCCTGCCGTACTTCCCGGAATTCGCCTTCGCGCGTGAAGCCGTGGCCTCGGGACGATATGGTCGGCTCAAGGCCGCGCACTTCAAGCGGGTCATCTCCAAGCCCGACTGGTCGAGCGGCGTGGCCGATTTGCAGCGGAACGGCGGACCGGCCATTGACCTGCACATTCACGACACCCACTTTATCGGGCTCGTGTGCGGCGTGCCGAAGGCCGTGCAGAGCAGGGGGGTGTCGGAGGATGGCGTGGCGCTTCACCTGACGACCCAGTACCTGTACGACGACCCCGACCTGGCCGTTTCGGCCGTATCGGGGGCCTTGAGCCAGTCGGGACGCCCCTTCACCCACGGCTACGAGCTGTATTTGGAAGGGGCAACGCTGGCTTTCGAGGCCGCGACCCTGGGCGATCAATTCCATCTGGCAATGCCCGTCTCGGTCATCTTGCCGAATGGTCAGGTCGAACACCCGGAACTGGGCAGTGGCGACCCGATCGACGCGTTCGCTCAGGAGATTGGAGCCGCGGTCGCCTCGGTGACCTCTGGAGTGCCTGCGGCCGAACTCTCGGGAGAACTGGCCCGGCAAGCTCTTGTCCTCTGTCATGCCGAGGTGGAGAGCGCTCGGTCCGGTCACCCCGTCTCGCTGTCATGA
- the lpxA gene encoding acyl-ACP--UDP-N-acetylglucosamine O-acyltransferase produces the protein MPMTLADSELIHPTAVISAEAVLAPDVQVGPFAIVEGPVSIGPGCVIEGHACLTGPMELGRDNFIGHGAVLGKAPQHRRDPGDSTRLVVGDGNVIREYVTIHRGTSARGETRIGQRNYLMIGCHIGHDAIVGDGCTIVNGALIGGHAELQDGCILSAHAAVQQHVRIGRLAMIGGLGSTTKDVPPFVLLQGYNAVSGLNLVGLRRAGFSVKAINALRDAYRILYKEGRTRTTALERIEADLGHIAEVSEFVSFIRQSSLGINPARDADRIHRTF, from the coding sequence ATGCCGATGACACTCGCGGATTCGGAACTGATCCACCCGACGGCCGTCATTAGCGCCGAGGCCGTACTGGCCCCCGACGTCCAGGTCGGCCCCTTCGCGATCGTTGAAGGGCCGGTTTCCATCGGTCCGGGTTGTGTGATCGAAGGGCACGCCTGCCTGACTGGCCCCATGGAGTTGGGACGCGACAACTTCATCGGGCATGGAGCGGTGCTGGGGAAGGCACCCCAGCATCGTCGTGACCCCGGAGATTCCACCCGCCTGGTCGTGGGCGATGGCAACGTGATCCGGGAATACGTGACGATTCATCGGGGCACCTCGGCCCGAGGCGAGACCCGGATCGGACAGCGAAACTACCTGATGATCGGCTGCCACATCGGGCACGACGCGATTGTCGGAGACGGCTGTACCATCGTCAACGGCGCCCTGATTGGCGGGCATGCCGAGTTGCAAGACGGCTGTATCCTTTCCGCCCATGCCGCCGTGCAGCAGCATGTGCGAATTGGCCGATTGGCGATGATTGGCGGGCTGGGCTCGACCACCAAGGACGTCCCGCCGTTCGTGCTCTTGCAGGGATACAACGCGGTGTCCGGGCTCAATCTGGTCGGACTTCGCCGGGCGGGCTTCTCGGTCAAGGCCATCAACGCCCTGCGCGACGCGTACCGGATTCTCTACAAAGAGGGGCGAACGCGCACGACCGCCCTGGAACGAATCGAAGCCGATCTCGGTCACATCGCCGAGGTGTCCGAATTCGTCTCCTTCATCCGCCAGAGCAGTCTCGGGATCAATCCGGCCCGCGATGCCGACCGAATCCACCGCACCTTCTAG
- a CDS encoding Gfo/Idh/MocA family protein, with product MTDPISRRNFLASSALASGALAAGVASGATPRPHPRPRHPGPNEQITLGFIGTGGMGRGLINTFKRFDDVRIAAVCDVYEPHALEAVSTSGGSPDVYDDFRRVIDRQDIDAVVIATPDHWHAIPSILACQAEKDVYCEKPLAWSIGEGSRVAQASEKHQRVTQMGNLIHATDNYHRIAEIVQSGCLGKITKARVWMVRDGKSDFLGTPENGTPPAGCDYDMWLGPAPERPFNPNRFTFSWRFFWDYGGGFLSDFVCHLVDPVLWGMKAKAPEFIVASGGRYALDDNGETPDTLEVIYRFPTDWQLIWSLQTSAPHGFRGRSSGIEFVGTKGTLHGHYNDYVIIPNPGEEIVEPEPTLPRSPGHHREWLNKIKSRELCSCNFRYGHELSAVGHLGNIALRTQDALMWDSEAERFTNSEEANGYLFRDEYRKPWDLPKV from the coding sequence ATGACCGATCCGATTTCTCGTCGCAATTTCCTTGCTTCCTCTGCCCTGGCCAGCGGTGCCCTTGCCGCCGGTGTCGCCTCGGGAGCAACCCCCAGGCCGCATCCGAGACCCCGGCACCCCGGGCCGAACGAGCAGATCACGCTCGGATTCATCGGCACCGGAGGCATGGGTCGAGGCTTGATCAACACGTTCAAGCGGTTCGACGACGTTCGGATTGCCGCCGTCTGCGATGTGTACGAACCGCACGCCCTGGAGGCCGTCTCCACCTCTGGCGGGAGTCCGGACGTTTACGACGACTTCCGTCGCGTGATCGACCGGCAGGACATCGACGCGGTCGTCATAGCCACGCCCGACCACTGGCACGCGATCCCGAGTATTCTCGCCTGTCAGGCCGAGAAGGACGTGTATTGCGAGAAGCCGCTCGCCTGGTCCATTGGCGAGGGGAGCCGCGTGGCGCAGGCTTCGGAAAAGCACCAGCGCGTCACCCAGATGGGCAACCTGATCCACGCGACCGACAACTATCACCGGATCGCCGAAATCGTGCAGTCGGGCTGCCTCGGCAAGATCACCAAGGCCCGGGTCTGGATGGTCCGCGACGGCAAGAGCGACTTCCTGGGCACGCCGGAGAACGGCACGCCCCCGGCCGGCTGCGATTACGATATGTGGCTCGGACCAGCCCCCGAGCGGCCGTTTAACCCGAATCGGTTCACCTTCAGCTGGCGGTTCTTCTGGGACTACGGGGGCGGGTTCCTCTCCGACTTCGTCTGCCACCTGGTCGATCCGGTCCTTTGGGGCATGAAGGCCAAGGCCCCGGAATTCATCGTCGCCAGCGGAGGCCGCTACGCCCTCGACGACAACGGCGAGACGCCCGACACGCTCGAAGTCATCTACCGATTCCCGACCGACTGGCAGCTCATCTGGAGTCTTCAGACGAGTGCGCCGCATGGCTTCCGGGGTCGGTCGTCCGGGATCGAGTTTGTCGGCACCAAGGGAACACTTCACGGCCACTACAACGATTACGTCATCATTCCCAATCCCGGAGAGGAGATCGTCGAGCCCGAGCCGACCCTTCCGCGATCGCCGGGGCACCACCGGGAATGGCTCAACAAGATCAAGAGTCGGGAACTCTGCTCCTGCAACTTCCGCTACGGCCACGAGCTTTCTGCGGTCGGGCACCTCGGCAACATCGCCCTCCGGACACAGGACGCCTTGATGTGGGATAGCGAAGCCGAACGCTTCACCAACTCTGAAGAAGCCAACGGCTATCTGTTCCGGGACGAGTACCGCAAACCCTGGGACTTGCCGAAGGTCTGA
- a CDS encoding glycoside hydrolase family 5 protein, whose amino-acid sequence MTRVSRLVTIISVATLTSFATLTVRAEDPAVEQNRRLGRGINLGNALEAPQEGDWGIILEESYFEAIQRAGFDSVRIPIRWSNHAARTAPYTIDPAFFDRVDWAIHQAVSRGLQTVINFHHFEELYENPEAERTRFLGLWKQVAERYRNLPGSVVFEILNEPHGNLDAERWNTLLVEALGVIRASNPDRIVIVGPASWNNFRALETLQLPEDDRRLIVTFHYYDPFPFTHQGAEWVENSDPWLGTSWNGSNTERAEVTSAFDQVATWATEHHRPIVLGEFGAYSKADLASRARWTAFIARQAERRGFSWAYWEFGSGFGAFDPQQGRWRPELLRALVPTSRSGNRP is encoded by the coding sequence ATGACTCGCGTCTCACGACTGGTCACCATCATTTCCGTGGCCACCCTCACCAGTTTTGCCACCCTTACCGTTCGAGCCGAAGACCCCGCCGTCGAGCAGAATCGGCGCCTGGGGCGCGGGATCAATCTTGGCAATGCTCTGGAGGCCCCCCAGGAAGGGGATTGGGGAATCATTCTCGAAGAATCCTATTTCGAAGCGATTCAGCGTGCCGGATTCGACTCGGTACGGATTCCGATCCGCTGGTCAAACCATGCCGCACGGACGGCGCCCTACACCATTGATCCCGCGTTTTTCGATCGCGTGGACTGGGCAATCCACCAGGCGGTTTCTCGGGGATTGCAAACGGTGATCAACTTCCACCACTTCGAGGAGCTTTACGAGAATCCCGAAGCCGAACGCACGCGGTTTTTAGGTCTCTGGAAGCAGGTGGCTGAGCGCTATCGGAACCTGCCCGGGTCGGTCGTTTTCGAGATTCTCAACGAACCGCACGGTAACCTCGACGCCGAACGTTGGAACACGTTGCTCGTCGAGGCCCTGGGGGTGATCCGAGCGTCGAACCCGGATCGAATCGTCATCGTCGGGCCTGCCAGTTGGAACAATTTCCGTGCGCTGGAGACGTTGCAATTACCGGAGGACGACCGCCGATTGATCGTCACCTTCCATTACTACGATCCCTTCCCGTTCACGCACCAGGGGGCGGAATGGGTTGAGAATTCCGATCCGTGGCTCGGGACCTCCTGGAACGGCTCGAACACGGAACGGGCTGAAGTCACGTCGGCGTTCGACCAGGTGGCCACATGGGCAACAGAGCACCATCGGCCGATTGTTCTGGGAGAGTTCGGCGCCTACTCCAAGGCTGATCTCGCCTCACGAGCCCGATGGACCGCGTTCATTGCCAGGCAGGCCGAGCGGCGAGGGTTTTCGTGGGCATACTGGGAGTTCGGCTCAGGCTTCGGCGCCTTTGATCCCCAGCAAGGTCGCTGGCGGCCGGAACTCCTTCGCGCCCTGGTTCCGACAAGCAGGAGCGGGAATCGTCCCTGA
- the leuD gene encoding 3-isopropylmalate dehydratase small subunit, which translates to MDAFTTHRGKVALLDWSDVNTDLIIPARYLKRVERTGYGPLLFADKRYAPGGAPEPDAPEQHGPLADDFPLNRPEAEGATILVVGRNFGCGSSREHAVWAVQQAGYRALIAPIKGEGFADIFEGNAYNNGLLPIELPEADWQAIADLSRSDPDLAATIDLKAGTIHLHPSQGGAPGAIPFDVSEGDRHRLLLGLDAIGETLQHDNQITSYEQQAPAWAASPGA; encoded by the coding sequence ATGGACGCCTTCACCACCCACCGCGGCAAGGTCGCCCTGCTCGACTGGAGCGACGTGAATACCGACCTGATCATCCCGGCCCGCTACCTGAAGCGGGTCGAGCGGACCGGATACGGCCCCCTGCTCTTTGCCGACAAACGATATGCTCCTGGAGGCGCTCCCGAGCCGGACGCCCCCGAGCAACACGGCCCGCTCGCCGACGACTTCCCCCTGAACCGCCCCGAGGCCGAGGGAGCCACTATTCTCGTCGTCGGCCGGAACTTCGGCTGTGGGTCGAGCCGCGAGCATGCGGTCTGGGCCGTTCAGCAAGCCGGCTATCGTGCCCTGATCGCCCCGATCAAGGGGGAAGGGTTCGCCGATATTTTCGAGGGGAACGCCTACAACAATGGCCTTCTGCCCATCGAATTGCCCGAGGCCGACTGGCAGGCGATTGCCGATCTCTCCCGATCAGACCCGGATCTGGCAGCAACGATCGACTTGAAGGCCGGGACGATCCACCTTCACCCGTCACAAGGGGGCGCGCCGGGGGCGATTCCCTTTGACGTCTCCGAAGGGGACCGTCATCGCTTGCTTCTCGGTCTCGACGCCATCGGCGAGACCCTTCAGCACGACAACCAAATTACCTCCTACGAGCAGCAAGCCCCGGCCTGGGCCGCCTCTCCGGGCGCGTGA
- a CDS encoding peptidase, translated as MHTFENPGHRVFVLMTSGSLSCSQSMMALLRQDFEQGIGLASCETMYDAARVVGEKVRRVAELDRDALEQDQYRFNVHTVLAGQIRGQPHDLYLIYPQGNPLRASEESPYLQIGECKYGRPILDRGVRYERTTLEDAALYALISLDSTMRSNVTVGPPIDLLIYSRDELQLRRRRRFSERDPDLAAIHDQWEQALQQAVQELPGIRFDPDS; from the coding sequence ATGCACACATTTGAGAATCCTGGCCATCGTGTGTTCGTGCTGATGACCAGCGGGAGTCTTTCCTGCAGTCAGTCGATGATGGCATTGCTTCGTCAGGATTTTGAGCAGGGGATCGGCCTCGCCTCGTGCGAGACCATGTACGATGCCGCTCGGGTGGTTGGCGAGAAGGTGCGGCGCGTGGCCGAGCTGGATCGGGATGCCCTGGAACAGGACCAGTACCGGTTCAATGTCCACACGGTTCTCGCCGGGCAGATCCGAGGCCAGCCGCACGATCTTTATCTGATTTACCCGCAGGGAAACCCGCTGCGCGCCTCGGAGGAATCGCCCTATTTGCAGATCGGCGAGTGCAAATATGGTCGGCCGATTCTTGATCGCGGAGTTCGATACGAGCGCACGACCCTTGAGGACGCGGCGCTCTATGCATTGATCTCGCTCGATTCCACGATGCGATCCAACGTCACCGTTGGTCCACCGATCGACCTCTTGATCTACTCGCGTGACGAGCTCCAACTCCGCCGTCGGCGCCGCTTTTCCGAACGCGATCCGGACCTCGCGGCGATTCACGATCAATGGGAGCAAGCCCTGCAGCAAGCCGTCCAGGAGTTGCCGGGAATTCGGTTTGATCCCGATTCCTGA
- the leuC gene encoding 3-isopropylmalate dehydratase large subunit gives MPATLFEKVWNRHVVTSTEDATLLYIDRHLVHEVTSPQAFEGLRLTGRKVRRPDLTFATPDHNIPTDDQLDIKDALSRRQVEALRANCREFGVRLYDVGSGHQGIVHVVGPELGITLPGLTIVCGDSHTSTHGAFGALAFGIGTSEVEHVLATQTLWQGLRPKSYGIEVTGRLAPGLEPKDIILAIIRAIGTGGGTGSVFEYYGPAIEALSMEGRMTICNMSIEAGARAGMIGPDDTTFAFISREDRPFAPKGAAFDAAVKDWQALRTDDPSAFDKHLTIDASSLVPQVTWGTNPGMTVDVTGVIPDPSDVPFASREDAERALAYMGLKPGTPINEIPVDVVFIGSCTNGRIEDLRSAAAVLKGRKVSPSVRAMVVPGSEAVRAQAEAEGLGRIFTEAGAEWRMSGCSMCLAMNPDKLTPGQRSASTSNRNFEGRQGPGGRTHLVSPAMAAAAAVAGHFTDVRTLLNGGN, from the coding sequence ATGCCCGCGACGCTGTTCGAGAAGGTCTGGAACCGCCACGTCGTGACCTCCACCGAGGACGCGACCTTGCTTTACATCGACCGGCACCTCGTCCACGAGGTCACCAGCCCCCAGGCCTTCGAGGGGCTCCGCCTGACCGGCCGGAAGGTTCGTCGTCCCGACCTAACCTTCGCCACCCCCGACCACAACATTCCGACCGACGACCAGCTCGACATCAAGGACGCCCTCTCCCGCCGGCAGGTCGAGGCCCTTCGCGCCAATTGCCGCGAGTTCGGCGTTCGCCTCTACGATGTCGGCAGCGGCCACCAGGGGATCGTTCACGTGGTCGGTCCCGAGCTGGGCATCACCCTGCCCGGCCTGACGATCGTCTGCGGCGACAGCCACACCAGCACCCACGGCGCCTTCGGTGCGCTCGCGTTTGGTATCGGCACGAGCGAGGTCGAGCACGTTCTGGCCACCCAGACCCTCTGGCAAGGGCTCCGGCCGAAGTCGTACGGCATCGAGGTCACCGGGCGGCTCGCTCCCGGCCTGGAACCGAAGGACATCATCCTGGCGATCATCCGGGCCATCGGCACCGGTGGCGGGACCGGGAGCGTCTTCGAATACTATGGCCCGGCCATCGAAGCCCTCTCGATGGAAGGCCGCATGACCATCTGCAACATGTCGATCGAGGCCGGCGCCCGCGCCGGGATGATCGGCCCCGACGACACCACCTTTGCCTTCATCTCCCGGGAAGATCGCCCCTTCGCCCCCAAGGGAGCCGCGTTCGACGCCGCTGTCAAGGACTGGCAGGCCCTCCGAACCGACGACCCCTCGGCATTCGATAAGCACCTGACCATCGACGCTTCCTCGCTCGTCCCACAGGTCACCTGGGGAACGAATCCAGGGATGACCGTCGATGTGACCGGTGTGATCCCCGACCCGAGCGACGTGCCCTTCGCCTCTCGCGAAGACGCCGAGCGAGCCCTTGCCTACATGGGCCTGAAGCCCGGGACGCCGATCAACGAGATCCCGGTCGATGTGGTCTTCATCGGCTCCTGCACAAACGGCCGCATCGAGGACCTCCGCTCCGCCGCCGCCGTGCTCAAGGGGCGCAAGGTGTCACCGAGCGTTCGTGCCATGGTCGTCCCCGGCAGCGAGGCCGTCCGCGCCCAGGCCGAGGCCGAGGGGCTCGGCCGCATCTTCACCGAGGCCGGTGCCGAATGGCGGATGTCCGGCTGCTCGATGTGCCTGGCGATGAATCCCGACAAGCTCACCCCCGGCCAGCGATCCGCCAGCACCTCGAACCGCAACTTCGAAGGCCGACAGGGGCCGGGCGGTCGCACCCACCTCGTCAGCCCCGCCATGGCCGCCGCCGCCGCGGTCGCGGGCCATTTCACCGATGTTCGTACGCTCCTGAACGGGGGAAACTGA
- a CDS encoding redox-sensing transcriptional repressor Rex has product MREPHHDNPSPKPAPKAVVGRLSLYLRQLETFARQGRETISSSQLGKSLGLNDAQVRKDLAYFGQFGQPGLGYRIPDLIAELRTILGVDRDWPTALVGLGNLGRALLGYKGFRVRRFHIVSIFDNDPKKLGQCIEGLTVKHLDELPQTVAAEGLRLAVICVPAESAQRVADQLVAAGIRGLLNFTPTALFVPQDVSVVAVDLSVQLEHLAYSVHNMQSSGRESGDISAAS; this is encoded by the coding sequence GTGCGGGAGCCTCATCACGACAATCCGTCACCCAAGCCTGCACCCAAGGCGGTGGTCGGGCGTTTGAGCCTTTACCTCCGGCAATTGGAAACGTTTGCCCGACAGGGACGGGAGACGATTTCAAGCAGCCAGCTTGGGAAGTCGTTAGGGCTCAACGATGCGCAAGTCCGTAAAGACCTGGCGTATTTTGGACAGTTCGGTCAACCGGGGCTGGGCTATCGCATTCCTGACCTGATCGCCGAGCTTCGAACGATTCTCGGAGTCGATCGCGACTGGCCGACCGCCCTGGTCGGGCTCGGGAACCTTGGCCGCGCCTTGCTCGGTTATAAAGGATTTCGGGTCCGACGCTTTCACATCGTCTCGATCTTTGACAACGATCCCAAGAAGCTGGGCCAGTGCATTGAGGGACTCACTGTCAAACATCTCGACGAACTTCCTCAGACCGTCGCGGCTGAGGGACTTCGGCTTGCCGTCATTTGTGTGCCGGCCGAGTCTGCCCAGCGCGTGGCGGATCAATTAGTGGCGGCCGGGATTCGGGGCCTGCTGAACTTCACTCCCACGGCGTTGTTCGTTCCGCAGGATGTCAGTGTCGTTGCGGTGGACCTGAGCGTTCAACTGGAACACCTGGCCTATTCGGTTCACAACATGCAATCATCCGGCCGAGAATCTGGTGACATCTCGGCGGCAAGTTGA
- a CDS encoding methylated-DNA--[protein]-cysteine S-methyltransferase, with amino-acid sequence MTRLEHLTPDQGAPIVLTTARIDTPIGPLLAGAMDQGLALLEFDDSEPDAERFRNPQPSVRKRPRFLLQNGPHPLLELLRSELAEYFEGRREGFTVPLVLVGTPFEREAWDALQAIPYGETRSYAEQARSIGRASAVRAVGRANGRNRLAIVVPCHRVVASRGGLCGYNGGLWRKRFLIDLESRHAPGEAAQAGACCS; translated from the coding sequence ATGACACGCCTCGAACATCTCACCCCCGATCAAGGGGCGCCGATCGTGCTGACCACGGCGCGGATCGACACCCCGATCGGTCCGCTGCTCGCCGGAGCAATGGATCAAGGACTCGCACTGCTCGAATTTGACGATTCTGAGCCCGACGCGGAACGGTTTCGAAATCCGCAACCCTCGGTACGAAAGAGACCGCGGTTCCTTCTCCAGAACGGCCCGCATCCGCTCCTGGAGCTGCTGAGGAGCGAACTGGCCGAGTATTTCGAAGGCCGTCGCGAAGGGTTCACAGTGCCCCTGGTTCTCGTCGGGACTCCCTTTGAACGCGAGGCATGGGACGCGTTACAAGCGATTCCCTATGGAGAAACGCGATCGTACGCCGAGCAGGCCCGATCGATAGGACGAGCGTCGGCCGTTCGCGCGGTGGGACGGGCGAACGGCCGGAACCGATTGGCGATTGTGGTGCCCTGCCACCGCGTCGTTGCCTCGCGAGGCGGGCTTTGCGGCTACAATGGGGGACTTTGGCGCAAGCGATTCTTGATTGATCTCGAATCGCGTCACGCGCCCGGAGAGGCGGCCCAGGCCGGGGCTTGCTGCTCGTAG